The following coding sequences lie in one Miscanthus floridulus cultivar M001 chromosome 9, ASM1932011v1, whole genome shotgun sequence genomic window:
- the LOC136482258 gene encoding protein yippee-like At4g27745, translated as MADLVGPRVYSCCHCRNHVCLHDDIISKAFQGRNGRAFLFSHAMNIAVGPKEDRQLMTGLHTVADIYCRDCREVLGWKYERAYEESQRYKEGKFIFEKANIVKENW; from the exons ATGGCGGACTTGGTGGGGCCGCGGGTGTACAGCTGCTGCCATTGCCGGAACCACGtctgcctccacgacgacattaTCTCCAAGGCCTTTCAG GGACGGAATGGCCGTGCATTTCTGTTTTCTCATGCCATGAACATAGCTGTGGGGCCTAAGGAGGATAGGCAACTCATGACAGGCCTTCACACCGTTGCTGATATCTACTGCCGTGACTGCCGTGAGGTGCTAGGGTGGAAATATGAGAGGGCTTATGAGGAGTCGCAGAGATACAAGGAAGGGAAGTTCATATTTGAGAAAGCAAATATTGTTAAGGAAAATTGGTAG
- the LOC136480165 gene encoding disease resistance protein PIK6-NP-like produces the protein MLKEQWEKLLVSIGSALEKNPDLEGMKQILSLSYYDLPYHLKTCLLYLSLYPEDFKIERDSLIQQWIAEGFIGLERGLSVEDVAEGYFNELINRSMVQPMEINCDGSAHACKVHDVMLELIVSKAIEENFVTLVGGHPVPSSFIQDTVRRLSIQCDSQTSKMQGEMNLYHVRTLTSFVQATLIPPLSVFRVLRVLNLEGYQGFSENYLKEVSNLFHLKYLNLRRTWISNLPPQIGDLKTLETLDIRDTNIEELPGTITGLHQLKYILSGGHTWGKVKLPDGIGSMASLRAILGFDICRSSACAVQELGNLQSLKEVAINWTDFTSGNVKHQEALMRTLGKLGTRNLQSFAICSRNLGSLEFLDSWSPAPNSLQKFRLSAYYFLPRVPRWMAPLCNLIDLNINIAELAYEDILILRELPSLLRLDLWLKSPQKDDTIVIHGVGFPYLKELFFSCEETCLLFEPASFPKLERLHTTIHVIRAKPYSHRFGIEHLKSLKQISIQVFCYGANASDIKDVDHAISTAVNYNPNHPRMNIEKRGMDLKLEERNKREHSKDKNLEKHPSKEDIGHTDKKRRKLHIEEHHSASAT, from the coding sequence ATGTTGAAGGAACAATGGGAAAAATTGCTTGTTTCCATAGGTTCTGCATTAGAAAAGAATCCTGATTTAGAAGGCATGAAACAGATACTTTCCCTCAGCTATTACGACCTTCCTTACCACCTGAAAACATGTTTGCTATACCTCAGTTTATATCCAGAGGACTTCAAGATTGAAAGGGATAGTCTGATTCAGCAGTGGATTGCAGAAGGATTTATTGGCTTAGAAAGAGGTCTAAGTGTGGAAGATGTCGCAGAGGGCTACTTCAATGAGCTCATCAATAGAAGCATGGTCCAACCAATGGAAATAAACTGTGATGGTAGCGCTCATGCTTGCAAGGTTCATGATGTGATGCTTGAGCTTATAGTATCAAAGGCCATTGAAGAGAATTTTGTCACTTTGGTCGGTGGTCATCCAGTTCCATCCTCATTTATTCAAGATACTGTTCGTCGACTATCTATCCAGTGTGACTCACAAACATCAAAAATGCAAGGGGAAATGAACTTGTATCATGTTAGGACACTAACCTCATTTGTACAAGCTACCCTCATACCTCCTTTATCTGTGTTTAGAGTCCTGCGAGTGTTAAATCTCGAGGGATACCAAGGATTCAGCGAAAATTATCTGAAAGAGGTCAGCAATTTGTTTCATTTGAAGTATTTGAACCTCCGGAGGACATGGATTTCTAATCTCCCACCACAAATAGGAGACCTGAAAACTTTGGAAACACTAGACATAAGAGATACAAATATAGAAGAGTTACCTGGAACAATAACTGGTCTTCACCAACTCAAGTATATACTCAGTGGTGGCCATACATGGGGAAAAGTAAAGCTACCAGATGGTATAGGGAGCATGGCATCCCTAAGAGCCATACTAGGTTTCGACATTTGTCGCAGTTCAGCATGTGCAGTACAAGAACTTGGTAATCTGCAAAGTTTGAAGGAGGTTGCAATCAACTGGACAGATTTTACTTCTGGAAATGTGAAGCACCAAGAGGCTTTGATGAGAACTTTAGGGAAACTGGGCACAAGAAACCTTCAATCCTTTGCAATCTGCAGTCGCAACTTAGGTTCCCTTGAGTTTCTGGATTCTTGGTCGCCAGCACCCAATAGCCTTCAAAAATTCAGACTATCAGCATATTACTTCCTCCCAAGAGTACCAAGGTGGATGGCACCACTCTGCAACCTCATTGATTTAAACATTAACATCGCAGAACTAGCATATGAAGACATATTAATACTCAGAGAGTTGCCTTCCCTACTTCGTCTCGACTTATGGTTGAAATCACCTCAGAAAGATGATACAATTGTCATTCATGGAGTAGGATTCCCATACTTGAAAGAGCTCTTCTTCAGCTGTGAAGAAACTTGCTTGCTATTCGAACCAGCATCATTCCCGAAGCTAGAGAGGCTACACACAACAATCCATGTAATCAGAGCAAAGCCATACAGTCACAGATTTGGCATTGAGCACCTTAAATCTCTCAAGCAAATCAGCATCCAAGTTTTCTGTTATGGCGCAAATGCATCTGATATAAAGGATGTTGATCATGCAATTTCTACTGCTGTGAATTACAATCCTAACCATCCTAGGATGAACATTGAAAAACGTGGCATGGATTTGAAATTAGAGGAGAGAAACAAGAGAGAACATTCCAAAGACAAGAATCTGGAAAAACATCCAAGCAAAGAAGATATTGGTCATACAGACAAGAAGAGAAGGAAATTACATATTGAAGAACATCATTCGGCAAGTGCAACATGA